A region from the Clostridium beijerinckii genome encodes:
- a CDS encoding HrgA protein: MNYSFLNLGEEVLRSSEAPLSVEAIWKVAEQKGLTTKLGSSGKTPIRTLSARLYMDIKNSKDTIFEQVSKRPAKFFIKGKTADLTAYEEMIEKENTPKEISFNERDLHILLSTFVNQDAHFNCYTKTIYHENSKKRDKGYNKWLHPDIVGIYFPFEEYKNNTLRLLEALKENPYKLFAFEMKIDLNFSNLREYYFQAVSNSSWAHEGYLVTLNIEEDTQFIDELRRLNNAFGIGIIKLNPAHITQSEILFSAKTKEFLDWNTIDRLVNENIDFESFINDLMEDIKIGKIKSNYDRTFKDDDDACNYAKSKRIIKI, from the coding sequence ATGAATTATAGTTTTTTAAATTTAGGAGAAGAAGTTTTAAGAAGTTCAGAAGCTCCATTATCTGTTGAAGCAATTTGGAAAGTGGCGGAGCAAAAAGGATTAACTACTAAACTTGGCTCATCTGGTAAGACACCAATCAGAACTTTATCAGCTAGATTGTATATGGATATTAAAAATTCAAAAGACACTATATTTGAGCAGGTAAGCAAAAGGCCAGCAAAATTCTTTATAAAAGGAAAAACTGCAGATTTGACTGCTTATGAAGAAATGATAGAGAAAGAAAATACACCAAAAGAAATATCATTTAATGAAAGAGATTTACATATTTTACTTTCAACTTTTGTAAATCAAGATGCACATTTTAATTGTTATACCAAAACAATATATCATGAAAATTCAAAAAAGAGAGACAAGGGTTATAATAAATGGTTGCATCCTGATATAGTAGGCATCTACTTTCCGTTTGAAGAGTATAAAAATAATACACTAAGATTGTTAGAAGCATTAAAAGAAAATCCATATAAATTGTTTGCGTTTGAAATGAAAATAGATTTGAATTTTTCTAATCTTAGGGAATATTATTTTCAGGCAGTATCTAATTCGAGTTGGGCTCATGAAGGATATTTAGTAACACTAAATATTGAAGAAGATACTCAATTTATAGATGAATTAAGAAGACTTAACAATGCTTTTGGAATTGGAATAATTAAGTTAAATCCAGCTCATATAACTCAAAGTGAAATATTATTTTCTGCTAAAACTAAAGAATTTTTGGATTGGAATACTATAGATAGGCTTGTAAACGAAAATATCGACTTTGAGTCTTTTATTAATGATTTAATGGAAGATATAAAGATAGGGAAAATAAAAAGTAATTATGATAGAACTTTTAAAGATGATGATGATGCGTGCAATTATGCTAAAAGCAAAAGAATTATTAAAATATAG
- a CDS encoding 23S rRNA (uracil(1939)-C(5))-methyltransferase RlmD: MRRGSDLRVKIEKSQFPSTGIGYAEDKIIYVKNAFPGQTITGRVKKKREEFAEVKLLSVDEKADYEIEAPCPHFGICGGCSSQSIPYDMQLEFLSEEVKDLFKDADVTTGEYLGVQGSPSQWEYRNKMEFTFGDESKGAPLSVGMHIRGKSFGIITVDNCHIVDEDYRNIIKLTADYFGKQDLPYYRIMKAEGYLRHLVIRKAENTGEILVNLVTTTQIDFDLTEYVKLLRNQSYKGNLVSILHTENDSLSDAVIPEKVNLLYGKNYIRETVLGLEFNISPFSFFQTNTKGAESLYSIVKEFMGNSENKVVFDLYCGTGTIGQIVAPNAKKVIGIELIEEAVEAAKENAKLNELDNCEFLAGDVAEIIKNVKDKPDIIILDPPRSGVHPKALDYVIKFKAPEIIYVSCNPKTLVTDLKVLTERGYEVIQTKVKDMFPNTPHAETVVKLVKKL; the protein is encoded by the coding sequence ATGAGAAGAGGAAGCGATTTACGCGTTAAAATAGAAAAATCCCAATTCCCATCAACTGGAATAGGATATGCAGAAGATAAAATAATATATGTTAAAAATGCATTTCCAGGTCAAACAATAACAGGGAGAGTAAAAAAGAAAAGAGAAGAATTTGCAGAAGTTAAGTTATTATCTGTAGATGAAAAAGCAGATTATGAAATTGAGGCTCCATGTCCTCACTTTGGAATTTGTGGAGGTTGTTCATCACAAAGTATACCTTATGATATGCAATTAGAATTTCTAAGTGAAGAAGTTAAAGATTTGTTTAAAGATGCAGATGTTACAACAGGGGAATACTTGGGAGTTCAAGGAAGCCCAAGTCAATGGGAATATAGAAATAAAATGGAATTTACTTTTGGAGATGAATCAAAGGGTGCACCACTATCTGTTGGAATGCACATTAGAGGAAAATCTTTCGGAATAATAACCGTAGATAATTGCCATATTGTTGATGAGGATTATAGAAATATTATTAAACTAACTGCAGATTATTTTGGCAAGCAAGATTTGCCATATTATAGAATAATGAAGGCCGAAGGATATTTAAGACATTTAGTAATAAGAAAAGCTGAAAACACTGGGGAGATACTAGTAAATTTAGTAACAACAACTCAAATTGACTTTGATTTAACGGAATACGTTAAATTATTAAGAAACCAAAGTTATAAAGGAAATCTTGTATCAATATTACATACAGAAAATGATTCGTTATCTGATGCAGTAATACCAGAAAAGGTTAATTTATTATATGGTAAAAATTACATTAGAGAAACTGTTTTAGGATTAGAATTTAACATATCACCATTCTCATTTTTCCAAACTAATACAAAAGGTGCAGAAAGCCTTTACTCAATAGTTAAAGAGTTTATGGGAAATAGTGAAAACAAAGTTGTATTTGATTTATATTGTGGTACAGGAACAATTGGCCAAATAGTAGCTCCAAATGCAAAGAAGGTTATAGGTATTGAACTTATAGAGGAAGCAGTTGAAGCAGCGAAGGAAAATGCTAAATTAAATGAATTAGATAACTGCGAATTCTTAGCTGGGGATGTAGCAGAAATAATAAAAAATGTAAAAGATAAACCAGATATAATAATTCTAGATCCGCCAAGAAGTGGAGTACACCCTAAGGCTTTAGACTATGTAATTAAATTTAAGGCACCAGAAATAATATATGTTTCTTGTAATCCAAAAACTTTAGTTACGGACCTTAAGGTACTCACAGAAAGAGGATATGAAGTTATTCAAACTAAAGTGAAAGACATGTTCCCGAATACTCCTCACGCTGAAACAGTTGTTAAGCTAGTTAAGAAATTGTAG
- a CDS encoding RDD family protein gives MEKDNIKENEIKSEVEETEAQTSNIEATESDANSESQELKIENTNVEIEGLINGDNNDEDINKNSSIQVILANVLDQLLIVASSAVLLLLCDFILKLFGYMFIRETGALVIAGGIIYFILNCIYAPIIEKTKIKNTIAKKILNIN, from the coding sequence TTGGAAAAAGACAATATAAAAGAAAACGAAATAAAAAGTGAGGTAGAAGAAACTGAGGCTCAAACTTCAAATATAGAAGCTACCGAATCAGATGCCAATAGTGAAAGCCAAGAGCTAAAGATAGAAAATACAAACGTTGAAATTGAAGGATTAATAAATGGCGACAATAATGATGAAGATATTAATAAAAATTCATCTATACAAGTTATTTTAGCTAATGTTCTTGATCAATTATTAATAGTTGCAAGTTCAGCAGTTTTGCTATTATTATGTGATTTTATATTAAAGTTATTCGGTTATATGTTTATAAGAGAAACAGGGGCATTAGTTATAGCAGGCGGAATTATATACTTTATTTTAAATTGTATTTATGCACCAATAATTGAGAAAACAAAAATAAAAAATACTATTGCAAAGAAGATATTAAATATAAATTAA
- a CDS encoding MurR/RpiR family transcriptional regulator, producing MLDVTKLFGDIKFTSLEESIITYILNNIDSCMDEGIRGIAKKTYTSPSTIIRLSKKLGYNGFVELVYSLKIKVSTEDNNEFINAIENKQIFSTNYDEAINDFIDCIDKGNILVSAEGFSELVSKYIYMKLLVLGKKSVLSTFIDFDILFDNHVETIDSVMLISKSGEGNHCVKTCMLAKERNLKIISFTGNSQSTLAKNSNITFIIPDCEKVDNDNFYPNPFFGYCIETFELIIHKYFLKYDIKHKTFPRD from the coding sequence TCTTGAAGAAAGCATAATTACATATATATTAAATAATATTGATAGTTGTATGGATGAAGGAATAAGAGGAATAGCTAAAAAGACATATACATCCCCATCAACTATAATTAGATTATCAAAAAAACTAGGATATAATGGATTTGTTGAATTGGTATACTCATTAAAGATCAAGGTATCCACTGAAGATAATAATGAATTTATTAATGCCATAGAAAACAAACAAATATTCAGTACTAATTATGATGAAGCTATTAATGATTTTATAGATTGCATTGATAAAGGAAATATATTAGTTTCAGCAGAAGGCTTTTCAGAACTTGTTTCAAAGTACATTTATATGAAGTTATTAGTTCTTGGAAAAAAAAGTGTACTTTCAACATTTATAGATTTTGATATTCTCTTCGACAACCATGTAGAAACTATAGATTCAGTTATGCTTATATCTAAGTCTGGTGAAGGCAATCATTGTGTAAAAACATGCATGCTAGCTAAAGAAAGAAATTTAAAAATAATATCATTCACTGGCAATTCACAAAGTACTTTAGCTAAAAATTCTAATATTACTTTCATAATACCAGATTGTGAAAAAGTAGATAATGATAATTTCTATCCTAATCCTTTCTTTGGATATTGTATTGAAACCTTTGAACTTATTATTCACAAATATTTCTTAAAATATGATATTAAACATAAGACGTTTCCGAGGGATTAG